The Bacteroidales bacterium genome has a segment encoding these proteins:
- a CDS encoding helix-turn-helix transcriptional regulator produces MIKKKKAEDYTSPALDELMDETDEKVYKRTEKRMMLATRIDEAKRAKGWKNKDLAEALEKKPSEISKYLSGTHNFTIDTLSDLEEVLGIQLINFREESKAIVIQQNTVTVSSEAGTRESIMEELQTESGFFLLNMGAHNC; encoded by the coding sequence ATGATTAAGAAAAAGAAAGCAGAAGATTATACAAGTCCAGCTTTAGACGAATTAATGGACGAGACAGATGAGAAGGTATACAAAAGAACTGAAAAAAGAATGATGCTGGCAACCAGAATCGATGAAGCCAAGAGAGCAAAGGGCTGGAAAAATAAAGATTTGGCTGAAGCTTTGGAAAAGAAGCCATCAGAGATTTCCAAATATTTAAGCGGTACTCATAATTTCACTATAGATACATTGTCTGACCTCGAAGAAGTATTAGGCATTCAATTAATCAACTTTCGAGAAGAATCTAAAGCAATCGTTATTCAGCAAAACACCGTTACAGTGAGTTCAGAAGCAGGAACAAGGGAATCTATAATGGAAGAACTTCAAACTGAATCAGGCTTCTTTTTATTGAACATGGGAGCACACAATTGTTAA